TACAATCCATAAATCGCCTGGTGGTGGGCGGCGTTACCAAATCAAGTCAAGAAACCAAGGAGCGTTTATGGCCGACTTTAGCACACTGCTGGCAGTCAAAGACCTGATGAAACCTGAAATAGTGACAGCTTCCGTGTCTGTGACCGTGGCGGAGTCGGCCAGGATCATGACGGAAAAGCAGATATCCAGCATCGTGCTCACCGATGGCGAAGGCAAGATAGCGGGACTTATCACAGAGACCGAGATCGTCCGCAACGTGGTGGCGGCGGGCAAGGACGCAGGCAAGACGGCGGCGGGCGACGTGATGAACGACAGCGTCCACATGATCGCTGGGGACGCCTCCATATTCGACGCCAGGCACATGATGGCAAACCTGGGAGTAAAGCACATGGTGGTGGAAAGCGGCGGCAAGCCCATCGGCCTGGTGTCCGCCACGGCGCTCTTGGGGTCATAGGCCCAATAGCTTCCGGGATGGATGTCTAGCTGAATATCCTCAGCATTTCGCGCTCCCTGCGCAGGATATACCTGCTTATCGCGGCCTCGTCTTCATTGCTCAGTCCCCAAAATTCCCCCCGGGCAACATAGGCGGGCCTGCGCCTTGATGCGCTGCCCAATCCTTTTTCCTTCTCCACGCACTCGATTACGGCAAGCTGCGCGCGGATCTGGGATGTGGAAATGGGGAGTATCAGCGAAATGCCCGGCGTGGAGCCGTTTTCCACTTCACAGCTTATGGTGAACCTTGTCCCCCCCATGCTTATGTCCAGCGCCTCGGCGCTGATCCCCATGTCTCCATGGTTAAGGTTGATGCGCACGGGCTGGCTGTTCATCGGCGTCACCCTGAAAAACAGGCGGCGCTGATATGACTTGACGGAAGCTGGCATGTGGAATTTTATCGACGGGAACCCGCCCCAAACCCCGGAGCCTGCGTATTTAGCGGCGAAACGGTGGTTTATTCCGTTTAGCTGAAACGAAAAATGGACAGGTTTGGCGCTGGCGGAAATTATCCTTTCGCCGCTCATGGGAAGAAGCTGGTCCGTATGGAAAACGGCCTGCTCGGTGTCCACTCCCACGAAGGCTGTCTTGAATCCCTCCCGGCGGCCGTCAATGAACACTTCCGTGCTCGTCGCCCTTTTGCACGCTCCTGTTATGGAAAGGTACGGGCTTTCGTTGCCTTCAGTTATCTCGCTCACTGTCTGTGGCCTGGGTTTGAAAAAATCAATGCCGAGCATAACGCTCACTAGCCCCCTGGGTGCGGTAAATAATATCACATTCCCGGCGTTTTTTGCGCCATGACTGGATATCGGTTTTTGCGCCAGGTTGCGTGAGTGTTTTTTTTGACCGGCCGCCTGCGGGGTTGTCTTGCGGCGTTGTTTGAGTTTATAGTGTTTTCAGTTAAATTTTCAGGTGGTTTTGATGGCGGTGCGCGAGCTTTTGTGGCTTGAAAAGACCAGGATAAGGCTGCTTAAAAATTCGATCCTGAAATCAGGGGCTCCGGGCAAGTTTCTGGCCCTGTCAATTCTTGCGGCCTTTTTCGTGGCGGGGGATTACCTGTTTTTCCGCAGGATGCTCACGTACATGGTCAATCTTCCCTTGGAAGTGGGGGAGCTTCTGGTGATCCAGCTTTTGAATCTTTTGTGCCTGACCATATTCTCAATGCTCGTCTTCTCAAACATAGTGGCGTCCATATCCACCCTTTACATGTCCCGGGACCTGGACTTGCTCATATCCTCCCCGCTCCCCATCCTGAGCGTCTTTTCTTCCAAATGCATTTTGACGTTCATCAATTCTTCATGGATGGCGGCCCTTTTCGGCGCCCCTGTCTTCATCGCGTATGGGGAGGTGTACTTCGCCACATGGTGGTACTACGCCGCGCTGCCGATGGTGATGCTTCCGTTCCTGCTGATCCCTTCGGCGGCGGGGATACTGGCCACCATGTCGCTCATGCGGTTTTTCCCGGCGCGCCGCACCCACCAGGTGCTGTCGTTCGTCGGTCTGGTTTTCATCGCCGGGCTTGTGATGTTCTTCCGTTTTTTGGAGCCGGAGAAGTTCCTTGGCAAAAAGGACATTTCTGATGAAGAGATATTCAAGTTCATAGATAAACTGAAGGCGCCAGATTACGAGTGGATGCCCTCGTCCATGACGGCCAAGAGCCTGCAGGCCTCCGCCATGGGGGACTGGACTGTGCTTGGGAACAACCTGGCCTGGCTTTGGATCATGGCTGCGGCGGCCATCGCGATCCTTGTGGTCATGGGGGGATGGATTTATTACGATGGGCTGTCCGCCTCCCACGGATCCCGGGAGACCGGCGTTCCCGACGGGCGGCGCTTGTTTTACCGCGCGCTGGCCCGCGCCCTCGTCTTCATGCGCCCGCAGGCGCGCGCGATAATCATGAAGGACATGAAGATATTCTGGCGCGACACCGCCCAGTGGTCCCAGCTTTTCATGCTCGCCGCGCTTGTGATCGTGTACCTTTTCAACGTGCGAAACCTTCCACTGGAGACGTTTTATCTGAAGGCCATCGTGTCGGTGATGAACATAGGCCTTGCCGGAGTGGTGCTAGCGGCGGTGGCGGCGCGCTTCGTGTTCCCGACCACCAGCGTGGAAGGGCGCGTGTTCTGGGCGATCCACGCGGCCCCGGTGGACTTTAAGCTGTTCTTGTGGTCGAAATATTTTTTCTACACGATTCCCATACTGCTGTTCGGGGAGATACTGGTGGTGGCCTCCAACATCCTGCTCTCCGTGGACATGTTCGTGATGGCCGTATCGTCCGCCGCCATAGCGATGGTGGCCTTTGGCCTGACGGGGCTTGGTGTGGGAATGGGGGCGCTGTATCCGAAGTTCGACTATGAGAACATTGCGGAGGTCGGGGTGACGTCCGGAGCGATAATTTACATGGTATTATCTATGGCGTACATAGGCGCCGTGGTGATGCTGGCGGCCGGCCCGGTCTACGAACACCTGATGAAGATGTTCTATTTGAACAGGACTGCGGGCCTTAACGTGTGGCTTTCGTATCCGGCCCTTGTTTTATTGTGCGCCGCGTGTGTTTACCTGCCGATGCGGATGGGGGTGTCGGCGCTTAAAAAAATGGAATCTTAGAGGGACTTGTGCGGCCGTGAAACTAAATGGCGCCGAGCGCGAAAAATGGGTGGCCCTGCTGATGGGGGTCAAGTTTTTCGCCGACTTCAGCTATGAAGAGTTGGGCTCCCTGCTCGACGCGGGGGAAGTCCGGCATTACAAGATCCACGATTTTGTGATCAAGGAGAACGAGGAAACGGAAACGTCGACTTTCTTTGTGATTCTTCGAGGCTCCGTCAAAGTGCTTAAGAACGATCATTTCCACCAGAAAAAGGAGCTTGTCACAATACAGGCCGGCGACTGTTTCGGCGAGATGGCATTTCTGCTCAACGCGCCGCGCACAGCCAGCATACTGGCCGTGGAGGACAGTTACATTTTCAGGGTGAGCTCGAAAGCGGCCGATTCGATGAACGACCCGTCAAGGGTGAAACTGTACCGCCAGTTCGCCATATCGCTGGCCGAAAGGCTCAGCCGTACGGGGTAGTTATTCGGCGTTCCCCGCTATTCCCAGAGGATCGCCACCTTCTCCCCGTCTTTGCCGGCGAGGGCCGCCGCCGTGAACAGTCCAGGAATCCACAACACTTCGCTTCCCGCCGCCAGCAATGGGATCAGCCCGCGTATTCCCGAAGGGACTTTGCGGTCCACGAAAAACTCCTTGAGCTTCTTGCGCCCCTTCATGTTTGAGAGATGGAGATAGTCACCCTCGCGCCTTGACCTGAAAACCGCTCCCGCCGGAATCTTTGAAATGTCCACGGTCCCCTTGTCCTCTTCACCTTGCGCTGCTTTGTCCACGCTCAAAATCTTTCCTCCAAACGGAACCGAAAGCGGGCATGTGAACTGGATTTCGGCAGTCTCCACCACCGGCCTTTTTTTGAAAATTGATAGGCCAGCGTGGTCGAGCCGGGCCGCGAACCCCCCCGGCAGGTCCACCTGCTTGCCAAGCTCGTCCGTTCCGGCCATCCGCAATATGGACTCCAAATGGACAAGCCCGAGTTCCGCCGGGTCCGCTCCACTCCTCAAGGCTGCCTTATGGATTATGGCAAGCTTTAACGCCTCCGGTTGGGCGGCAAGCTTCCCGGGATCAACCGTAATGGAGTTGTCCGCGCTTGCCGCAATCATCGCCTCCAGCGTTTCCCTTGCCAACTCTTCCACGAACTTGGCCTGCCCCGCCACAAGCCGCGCCGTCCGGGCGATTGTTGCGGCAGCCCCCGGCGCCACTGATTCGATGGCCGGGATCAGGTGATGCCGGATGCGGTTGCGAAGATAGTCGTCCGTGTCGTTGGACGGGTCCTTTACGTATTCGGCGTGGTTTTCGTCCAGCCACAGCAAGATGTCTTTTTTTCCGATTTCGATCAACGGCCGGATGAATCCATCCCGCACAGGCGGCACGCCGCCAAAGGCCGAAGGGCCCGCCCCGCGCAGCATCCACATGATGGAAGTCTCCACGCTGTCGTCGAGGGTATGTCCCGTGGCCACGCGGCCCGCGAAACCATCGGCCATGAGTTTTTTGAAAAATGCGTAACGAAGCTCCCTGCCTTTTGCCTGCGCCCCGCTTTTGGGCTTGCCGCCGGGATTGCGCTCCACCCTGATTTCGATGCCAAGGTCTTGCGCAAGCTTGACGGTGAATTGGGCGTCGTCAGCGGAATTCTTGCGGAACGCGTGGTCGTAATGGCACGACCGTAACGTAAAGTTCATCGGCCCGGAGAGCCTGTGAAGCGCGTGGAGCATGGCCACCGAGTCCGGCCCGCCGGATACGGCGGCGCACACGATGGAGCCTGCCGGTATCATGCGGTGTTTATTGATGGCCGATTGCGCGCGAAGGATCAGGTCCATAATGGCCCCATTATAAATGCAACGCGGCCCGCAGTCTTACGCGGTCCGCAGTTTTTCCAGCGATGGTCCGAACGGCGGGTACGCCACCCCCTTTTCGGTGATTATGCCGGTGATAAGCTCCGCCGGGGTCACGTCGAACGCCGGATTGTACACATGTATCCCCTCGGTGGATATGGAGACTTTCCCGATCACATGGGTCACTTCCCTGGGGTCGCGTTCCTCGATCGGTATTTCATCCCCGGTCTTTTTCGTGAAGTCGATGGTGGACATGGGGGCGGCGATGTAGAAAGGTATCTTGTGCCGCGCCGCCAGCACCGCCACAGTGTATGTGCCGATCTTGTTGGCGGTGTCGCCGTTGGAAGCGATGCGGTCCGCCCCGACCACCACTTTTTGCACCTTGCCAAGCTTCATGCAATGCCCGGCCATGTTGTCGGAAATGAGCGTCACCGGGATTTCTTCCTTCACAAGCTCCCAGGCGGTGAGCCTTGCCCCTTGCAGCCAGGGCCGGGTCTCGTCGGCGATGACCTTTATGTTTTTCCCCTGCAGATGCGCCGCCTTTATCACCCCCAGCGCCGTGCCGTATTCCCCGGCGGTGGCCAGGGCTCCGGCGTTGCAGTGGGTGAGCACCGTGTCCCCCTCCGCGATGAGCGGGGCGCCGTTTTCCGCCATCCGCTTGTTGATGGCGATGTCCTCCCGGTAAACACGCACAGCCTCGTCTGCAAGCCGCGCTTTAAGCTCCGCCACGCCGCCGCTCCACGATGCGGCCACTTTTTCCATCCTGTCCAGCGCCCAGAAAAGGTTGACGGCGGTGGGGCGTGATTCGGCCAATGTCTTTAGCACGGTCTCAAAATCCCGCATGAACGAGCCGTGGTCCGCCGCGTTTATGGCGCCAGCTCCAATGGCCGCTCCCATCGCCGCGGCCACCCCTATCGCCGGGGCGCCGCGCACGGTCATGTCTTTTATATGGTGCGCCACTTCCTGGTATGTTTTGCAATCGACGTACACTTCTTCTGAGGGAAGTTTGCGCTGGTCGATAAGCCTTACGGCGGCGCCGGTCCATTCAACAGTTTTGAACATCAGGTCATTCTCCGTAATTTATTGTTAAGCCGGGCAACTATTTTCCGCCATTGCTTTTGTCCACTTTTTCCAGAAGCTGGTCCATCTCCCGCTTGTCATAATCGCTTATGGCGTCCTTCTCGGGCTTCGTTTTGCCCGGCTTTGCGG
This portion of the Nitrospinota bacterium genome encodes:
- the tilS gene encoding tRNA lysidine(34) synthetase TilS; this encodes MDLILRAQSAINKHRMIPAGSIVCAAVSGGPDSVAMLHALHRLSGPMNFTLRSCHYDHAFRKNSADDAQFTVKLAQDLGIEIRVERNPGGKPKSGAQAKGRELRYAFFKKLMADGFAGRVATGHTLDDSVETSIMWMLRGAGPSAFGGVPPVRDGFIRPLIEIGKKDILLWLDENHAEYVKDPSNDTDDYLRNRIRHHLIPAIESVAPGAAATIARTARLVAGQAKFVEELARETLEAMIAASADNSITVDPGKLAAQPEALKLAIIHKAALRSGADPAELGLVHLESILRMAGTDELGKQVDLPGGFAARLDHAGLSIFKKRPVVETAEIQFTCPLSVPFGGKILSVDKAAQGEEDKGTVDISKIPAGAVFRSRREGDYLHLSNMKGRKKLKEFFVDRKVPSGIRGLIPLLAAGSEVLWIPGLFTAAALAGKDGEKVAILWE
- a CDS encoding cyclic nucleotide-binding domain-containing protein, whose protein sequence is MKLNGAEREKWVALLMGVKFFADFSYEELGSLLDAGEVRHYKIHDFVIKENEETETSTFFVILRGSVKVLKNDHFHQKKELVTIQAGDCFGEMAFLLNAPRTASILAVEDSYIFRVSSKAADSMNDPSRVKLYRQFAISLAERLSRTG
- the mtnA gene encoding S-methyl-5-thioribose-1-phosphate isomerase, which encodes MFKTVEWTGAAVRLIDQRKLPSEEVYVDCKTYQEVAHHIKDMTVRGAPAIGVAAAMGAAIGAGAINAADHGSFMRDFETVLKTLAESRPTAVNLFWALDRMEKVAASWSGGVAELKARLADEAVRVYREDIAINKRMAENGAPLIAEGDTVLTHCNAGALATAGEYGTALGVIKAAHLQGKNIKVIADETRPWLQGARLTAWELVKEEIPVTLISDNMAGHCMKLGKVQKVVVGADRIASNGDTANKIGTYTVAVLAARHKIPFYIAAPMSTIDFTKKTGDEIPIEERDPREVTHVIGKVSISTEGIHVYNPAFDVTPAELITGIITEKGVAYPPFGPSLEKLRTA
- a CDS encoding CBS domain-containing protein — protein: MADFSTLLAVKDLMKPEIVTASVSVTVAESARIMTEKQISSIVLTDGEGKIAGLITETEIVRNVVAAGKDAGKTAAGDVMNDSVHMIAGDASIFDARHMMANLGVKHMVVESGGKPIGLVSATALLGS
- a CDS encoding PilZ domain-containing protein — translated: MSEITEGNESPYLSITGACKRATSTEVFIDGRREGFKTAFVGVDTEQAVFHTDQLLPMSGERIISASAKPVHFSFQLNGINHRFAAKYAGSGVWGGFPSIKFHMPASVKSYQRRLFFRVTPMNSQPVRINLNHGDMGISAEALDISMGGTRFTISCEVENGSTPGISLILPISTSQIRAQLAVIECVEKEKGLGSASRRRPAYVARGEFWGLSNEDEAAISRYILRREREMLRIFS